A genomic stretch from Styela clava chromosome 5, kaStyClav1.hap1.2, whole genome shotgun sequence includes:
- the LOC144422825 gene encoding uncharacterized protein LOC144422825, translating to MWEELQIEAEIRQAYKGSYWRETYICERCGKCFLRLSQSQEHERTHTGEKPYICQFCGKSFSHSSGLFMHERTHTGEKPYICEHCGKCFSRLSHLQEHERTHTGDKPYVCTQCGKVFSRSSTLSEHERIHTGEKPYVCKQCGKSFSRLSILHEHERTHTGEKPYVCKQCGKCFTQSSQLQRHART from the coding sequence ATGTGGGAAGAGCTTCAAATCGAAGCAGAAATCAGACAGGCATATAAAGgttcatactggagagaaacctaTATTTGCGAACGatgtggaaaatgttttttacGATTATCTCAATCACAAGAGCATGAGCGAACTCACactggagaaaaaccttatATTTGTCAATTTTGTGGAAAGTCTTTTTCCCATTCATCTGGTTTATTCATGCATGAGCGAACTCACACTGGAGAGAAACCCTATATTTGTGAACACtgtggaaaatgtttttcaCGATTATCTCATTTACAAGAGCATGAGCGAACTCACACTGGAGAtaaaccttatgtttgtacaCAATGTGGAAAGGTGTTCTCACGTTCATCCACTTTATCTGAACATGAgagaattcatactggagagaaaccttatgtttgtaaacagtGTGGAAAGAGTTTTTCACGATTATCTATTTTACATGAGCATgaacgaactcatactggagagaaaccttatgtttgtaaacaatgtggaaagtgtTTTACACAATCATCTCAATTACAAAGGCATGCACGAacgtag